One stretch of Alcaligenes faecalis DNA includes these proteins:
- a CDS encoding HNH endonuclease — MDAKKNSLSVTLGELSSIIKRGLGVTEFNAWVFQGNPNFYDLEKYIQSSRQIYWNTPNRNRAKIAIGDPVIIWRSTIDRGAIAVGYVNELPTKAAEVLHPEVLGREFWVEHEVVKEEEWKTGIQLAGDIRVSSAQGMVTHEQFMQHPLLQKSQIIQNPRGTIFRLSQTEFQAFEKLWRSSSFLRDACSFWWVNHKQTRRQEVEGGYIWSPTSKKNGAFNQTYENLRLVQPGDIVFSYADGQIKAIGRAQAGYENAPKPSEFGSVGDVWDQSGWRVPIVWEELENPVRPKSHLTAIAPLLPTKHSPIRAANGDGIQSCYLAGISESLGNLLLELAGRDSLSTGESEIESEEDRQVQLVLASNISQTEKEQIVKARRGQGLFRRRVAQVESVCRLTGVSDPRFLVASHIKPWRVSNNEERLAGHNGLLLSPHVDLLFDKGYISFKDDGAMLVSQRAAAVLRAWQLPLTESARPFTPEQKVFLEYHRGHIFKE; from the coding sequence ATGGACGCAAAAAAAAACTCACTAAGCGTTACACTTGGTGAGCTAAGTTCAATTATTAAAAGGGGTTTGGGCGTGACTGAATTTAATGCTTGGGTTTTTCAGGGGAACCCTAATTTTTATGACTTAGAGAAGTACATACAGTCCTCTAGACAGATTTACTGGAATACTCCCAATCGCAATAGAGCAAAGATAGCTATTGGAGATCCTGTCATTATTTGGCGTTCAACAATTGATCGAGGCGCTATCGCGGTCGGTTATGTGAATGAGCTTCCTACAAAAGCTGCTGAGGTTTTACATCCAGAGGTTCTAGGGAGGGAGTTTTGGGTGGAGCATGAGGTTGTTAAGGAAGAAGAGTGGAAAACAGGGATTCAATTAGCAGGTGACATCCGCGTGAGCTCTGCCCAGGGCATGGTCACGCATGAACAGTTTATGCAGCATCCGCTGTTGCAAAAATCGCAAATCATACAAAATCCTAGGGGAACTATATTTAGGTTGTCCCAAACCGAGTTTCAGGCGTTTGAAAAGCTGTGGAGAAGCTCGTCATTCCTTAGGGATGCGTGTTCATTTTGGTGGGTCAATCACAAGCAAACCCGTCGTCAGGAAGTGGAAGGTGGATATATCTGGAGCCCCACCTCTAAGAAGAATGGCGCTTTTAATCAGACCTATGAAAATCTCAGGCTTGTGCAACCTGGAGATATAGTTTTTTCCTATGCTGATGGCCAAATTAAGGCGATCGGTAGAGCGCAGGCGGGTTATGAGAACGCCCCTAAGCCGAGTGAGTTTGGTTCAGTAGGCGATGTATGGGACCAATCCGGATGGCGGGTCCCAATTGTCTGGGAAGAGCTGGAGAACCCAGTACGGCCAAAGTCACACTTAACGGCTATTGCCCCGTTACTACCAACGAAACATTCACCTATTCGTGCCGCGAATGGTGATGGGATTCAAAGCTGCTATTTGGCAGGTATTTCAGAGAGCCTGGGAAATCTTCTTCTTGAGTTAGCGGGTAGAGACTCTCTGTCTACTGGAGAGTCTGAAATTGAGTCGGAAGAAGATAGGCAAGTGCAGTTGGTTTTGGCATCGAACATTTCACAAACAGAAAAAGAGCAAATCGTTAAAGCGCGGCGAGGTCAGGGCTTGTTTAGACGAAGAGTGGCTCAGGTTGAGTCAGTCTGCAGGCTCACCGGTGTGTCGGATCCGAGATTCTTAGTGGCCAGTCATATCAAGCCTTGGCGTGTGTCAAATAATGAAGAGCGTCTGGCTGGACATAACGGCTTGCTGTTATCTCCGCATGTAGACCTATTGTTCGACAAGGGATACATCTCTTTTAAGGATGATGGGGCCATGCTGGTTAGCCAACGAGCCGCGGCGGTTCTACGAGCTTGGCAATTGCCCTTAACGGAGAGCGCTCGGCCGTTCACTCCTGAACAGAAAGTGTTTCTTGAGTATCACCGTGGGCATATTTTCAAAGAGTAA
- a CDS encoding YkgJ family cysteine cluster protein, giving the protein MLYTPPNDEIFDENPCLSCGVCCSHFRVSFYSGELSGETGGTVPVELTTKVGPLRACMKGTEQGEGRCIALRGTLGQPGIHCAIYPDRPTPCRDYQIWELDGSPNVDCQRLRSKHGLPLLPNRPLPAPPALPEHDEAA; this is encoded by the coding sequence GTGCTTTATACGCCACCCAATGACGAGATTTTTGACGAGAACCCCTGTTTAAGCTGTGGCGTGTGCTGTTCGCACTTTCGGGTGTCTTTCTATAGTGGTGAGTTAAGCGGCGAGACTGGCGGTACGGTGCCGGTCGAGTTGACCACCAAGGTTGGTCCGCTGCGCGCCTGTATGAAAGGAACCGAGCAAGGTGAAGGCCGCTGTATTGCCTTGCGCGGCACTTTGGGCCAGCCCGGGATTCATTGTGCTATCTATCCGGATCGCCCTACCCCCTGTCGTGACTACCAAATCTGGGAACTGGATGGCAGCCCAAATGTGGATTGCCAGCGTTTGCGCAGCAAGCACGGTTTGCCTTTGCTGCCGAATCGTCCGTTGCCGGCTCCGCCCGCCTTGCCGGAGCATGATGAGGCGGCCTGA
- a CDS encoding amidohydrolase has protein sequence MNGRIYTQNPEQAWVEAIAIRDGKIEALGSTEQLQSRRGANTQLLDLGGKMAMPGINEAHSHPVWGGLKHLFQCNFPFTVTPDVLADTLKACVARSETLWIQGGQWDSDFFKTHKIDSPRKWLDAVSGDKAIVLTDDTGHNAWVNSKALSLLQIDANFTPPDGMTVKHEADSREPNGVLVEANSYIRSFVPDWTDDQYLKAARYAIQESNQFGITGLKDADASEAVVRSYYNLDKQEGLNAHVATAIRISGKDSKHVFDFAEIDRISKLYARPGLKTNYVKIYTDGVPTSAHTAAMLEPYADTHHDDPLSLGALVVPENELDRVVTHLDAAGYGLKMHTAGDRAIRVALNAIEKARKANGSQGLMHELAHSEFVDDQDKPRFKALNVAADFSPYIWYPSGLIDAISSVVGERSKSMFQARALLDQDVTIIAGSDWPSGVKDNNPWPAIEALMTRANPFGQRPGEQMGAEQALNLTEALQIFTQNGAKALGRETETGSLEAGKSADLIVLDRDLFKIEPNEISDTTVLMTIFQGRLVYTAAK, from the coding sequence GTGAATGGACGTATTTATACGCAAAACCCGGAGCAGGCCTGGGTAGAGGCCATTGCGATACGTGATGGGAAAATTGAAGCTCTGGGAAGCACAGAGCAACTGCAATCCCGACGTGGAGCCAATACTCAGTTGCTTGATCTGGGCGGCAAGATGGCCATGCCCGGTATTAATGAAGCGCACTCCCATCCTGTGTGGGGTGGGTTGAAGCATCTGTTCCAGTGCAACTTCCCCTTCACAGTAACGCCGGATGTATTGGCAGACACGCTAAAAGCCTGCGTGGCTCGTAGCGAAACGCTCTGGATTCAGGGCGGCCAATGGGATAGTGATTTCTTCAAGACTCACAAAATTGACTCGCCACGAAAATGGCTGGATGCCGTCTCTGGCGACAAGGCTATTGTTCTAACCGACGATACGGGTCACAACGCCTGGGTGAACTCCAAGGCTTTGAGCCTCCTGCAAATTGACGCCAACTTTACGCCTCCTGATGGCATGACCGTCAAGCACGAGGCAGACAGCCGCGAACCCAATGGGGTTTTAGTCGAGGCCAATAGCTACATCCGTTCTTTTGTGCCGGACTGGACGGATGATCAATATCTGAAAGCAGCGCGGTATGCCATCCAGGAGTCCAACCAATTCGGGATTACAGGTTTGAAAGATGCCGACGCCAGCGAAGCTGTTGTGCGGTCGTACTACAACCTGGACAAACAAGAAGGTTTAAATGCCCATGTTGCCACTGCTATCCGGATCTCTGGCAAGGACAGCAAGCATGTTTTTGACTTTGCAGAAATTGACCGCATCAGCAAGCTGTATGCTCGCCCCGGCCTGAAGACCAACTACGTCAAGATCTATACCGACGGGGTACCTACCTCGGCGCATACGGCAGCCATGTTGGAGCCCTACGCGGATACTCATCACGACGATCCTTTGTCCTTGGGAGCCTTGGTCGTTCCAGAAAACGAACTGGACCGCGTCGTCACTCATTTGGATGCAGCCGGCTATGGCTTGAAGATGCATACCGCGGGTGATCGGGCTATTCGTGTGGCCTTGAATGCCATTGAAAAAGCGCGTAAAGCCAATGGATCTCAAGGTTTGATGCACGAACTGGCGCACTCGGAGTTTGTAGATGATCAGGATAAGCCACGCTTCAAAGCCCTGAATGTAGCGGCCGACTTTTCTCCCTATATCTGGTACCCATCGGGTTTGATTGACGCCATCAGCTCGGTAGTTGGTGAGCGCAGCAAAAGCATGTTCCAGGCACGTGCCCTGCTCGACCAGGACGTCACCATTATTGCGGGTTCGGACTGGCCTTCTGGCGTGAAGGACAACAATCCCTGGCCTGCGATTGAAGCACTGATGACTCGTGCCAATCCCTTCGGACAACGTCCAGGTGAACAAATGGGCGCTGAGCAAGCCTTGAATCTGACCGAAGCACTGCAGATTTTCACGCAGAATGGGGCCAAAGCATTGGGTCGAGAAACAGAAACCGGCTCTTTGGAAGCAGGAAAATCTGCTGATCTGATTGTGCTGGATCGGGATCTATTCAAGATTGAGCCCAATGAAATCAGCGACACCACGGTACTGATGACTATTTTCCAAGGCCGTCTGGTGTACACAGCAGCAAAATAA
- a CDS encoding response regulator transcription factor produces the protein MRLLMVEDNEDLGEAIASRLSAGGHSVEWVMNGEQALRYLEMDNWDVLLLDIMLPDQDGFSILRHLRRQTPSLPVLVMTARSEIEDRVSMLDLGADDYLVKPFDLRELEARLRALMRRPATTQAEIWQLGHVSIDIAARRINSRDQTVEFGQREFCLLELLLSRAGQVVTKERLMMQLFNFDEDSSPNAVELHVSRLRRKLSDIAIRIDTVRGTGYMASLGDVS, from the coding sequence ATGCGATTACTCATGGTCGAGGACAATGAGGATTTGGGAGAAGCCATCGCCAGCCGGCTCAGTGCGGGCGGTCATAGTGTGGAGTGGGTCATGAATGGCGAGCAGGCCCTGCGCTATCTGGAGATGGATAACTGGGATGTCCTGCTGTTGGATATCATGCTGCCCGATCAGGACGGTTTCAGTATTTTGCGGCATCTGCGTCGGCAAACACCCAGCCTACCCGTGCTGGTGATGACAGCCCGCTCAGAAATCGAGGACCGTGTTTCCATGCTGGATCTGGGGGCGGACGATTACCTGGTCAAACCTTTTGATCTGCGCGAACTGGAAGCACGGCTACGCGCCCTGATGCGTCGCCCCGCCACCACGCAAGCGGAAATCTGGCAGTTGGGACACGTCAGCATTGATATCGCCGCCCGGCGCATCAATAGCCGGGATCAGACCGTGGAGTTTGGTCAGCGCGAATTCTGCTTGCTGGAATTGCTTCTGAGCCGTGCCGGGCAAGTTGTCACCAAGGAACGGCTGATGATGCAGCTGTTCAACTTTGATGAAGACTCCAGCCCCAATGCGGTGGAGCTGCATGTCTCCCGCCTGCGGCGCAAGCTTAGCGATATTGCCATTCGCATCGACACGGTGCGGGGCACCGGCTATATGGCCAGCCTGGGCGATGTCAGCTGA
- the nadA gene encoding quinolinate synthase NadA, with the protein MIQHFPVDVCQPDTKDALSRQITWHEVPSKLSLQSDKATLKQALAKQLKEQDAVLVAHYYTDPDIQDLALETGGCVGDSLEMARFGQEHGASTVLVAGVGFMAESAKILSPEKRVLAVHDEATCSLDLGCAPEDFKQFCAAHPDREVVVYANTSAAVKAQADWVVTSSIALDIVRHLHAQGKKILWAPDRHLGSYIQKQTGADMLLWQGSCLVHDEFKADGLKSLMSEHPDAQVLVHPESPASVVALADVVGSTTQLLRAAINHPADTFIVATDQGILHAMRQQAPGKTFLAAPTAGESATCKSCAYCPWMALNSLEALHQRLSQSGLGIQVDPDLREGARRSLQRMMDFAAAQQSNLRVSADLAEHSQQFQHVGAA; encoded by the coding sequence ATGATTCAGCATTTCCCCGTTGATGTCTGCCAACCTGACACCAAGGACGCTTTGAGCCGCCAGATCACCTGGCATGAAGTGCCTTCCAAACTCAGTCTGCAAAGCGATAAGGCCACCTTGAAACAGGCCCTGGCCAAGCAGTTGAAGGAGCAAGACGCTGTACTGGTCGCCCACTACTACACGGACCCCGATATTCAGGATCTGGCTTTAGAAACCGGGGGTTGCGTAGGTGACTCGTTGGAGATGGCACGCTTTGGGCAGGAGCATGGGGCCAGCACGGTGTTGGTGGCCGGTGTCGGATTTATGGCTGAGTCCGCCAAAATCCTGAGCCCTGAAAAACGTGTACTGGCTGTGCATGACGAAGCGACTTGCTCTCTGGATCTGGGTTGCGCCCCCGAAGACTTCAAACAGTTTTGTGCCGCGCATCCAGACCGGGAAGTGGTGGTGTATGCCAATACCAGCGCAGCCGTCAAAGCACAGGCGGATTGGGTTGTGACGTCCTCAATCGCCTTGGACATCGTGCGGCATTTGCATGCCCAAGGGAAAAAGATTCTGTGGGCACCGGATCGTCATTTGGGCTCCTATATCCAGAAACAAACCGGCGCAGACATGCTGCTCTGGCAAGGTTCCTGTCTGGTCCATGACGAGTTCAAGGCCGATGGCTTGAAGTCTTTGATGAGCGAGCACCCCGATGCTCAGGTACTGGTGCATCCCGAGTCACCCGCTTCAGTGGTTGCGCTAGCCGATGTAGTTGGCTCGACAACGCAGCTACTGCGCGCTGCCATCAATCATCCTGCCGACACCTTTATCGTCGCCACCGATCAAGGGATTTTGCATGCCATGCGTCAGCAGGCTCCGGGTAAAACCTTTCTGGCTGCACCCACGGCAGGCGAAAGCGCCACCTGCAAAAGCTGCGCCTATTGCCCCTGGATGGCCTTGAACAGTCTGGAGGCTCTGCATCAACGCTTGAGTCAGTCAGGTCTTGGTATTCAAGTGGACCCGGACCTTCGTGAAGGCGCACGACGTTCCTTGCAACGCATGATGGATTTTGCTGCTGCTCAGCAAAGCAATTTGCGCGTGAGTGCTGACTTGGCCGAGCACAGTCAGCAGTTCCAGCATGTAGGAGCCGCTTGA
- a CDS encoding tyrosine-type recombinase/integrase yields MAKKIPPLTDSKCKAAKFGTGGKCRLFDGGGLYLELLPSGSKRWRLKYRHPMTGKENILTFGSYPEIGLAVAREQREKAKARLSEGLDPGEGPPPSATGITFKTVADEWLETRRPVWSEGYFTRISNALSANVHPHIGQRSISSVTGKAVLELVQQVEQRGALEMAARVLEAVSMVFRYGCGTGLIQNDVTQGLRQFLQERPPVEHFPHVAETDLPALLASVERYHGRPETRLAIKLMMRTFPRTNELRWAQWSEIDWKNALWLIPGERMKGRLAQKQSAPDHIVPLSTQALAILESLRQHSGHFQYLFPNVHNRRGAVMSSDTMNRALKIMGYEKLQTGHGFRGLASTIMNEHSGFRPDAIERQLAHRDRNKVRRAYNHAMYLEERKKLMQWWSDYLDEQLEKAA; encoded by the coding sequence ATGGCAAAGAAGATCCCACCGCTGACGGACTCAAAGTGCAAAGCAGCAAAATTCGGCACGGGCGGCAAGTGCCGCCTTTTTGACGGCGGTGGTTTGTACCTTGAGCTGCTCCCATCCGGTTCCAAGCGCTGGAGATTGAAGTACCGGCACCCCATGACCGGTAAAGAAAACATACTGACCTTTGGTTCTTACCCGGAGATAGGTCTTGCTGTCGCCCGAGAGCAGCGCGAAAAGGCCAAGGCCCGGCTATCGGAAGGCCTTGACCCTGGCGAGGGGCCCCCGCCGTCGGCAACAGGAATTACATTCAAGACGGTCGCAGACGAATGGCTGGAGACCCGCCGGCCGGTGTGGAGCGAAGGCTACTTTACGCGGATCTCGAATGCGCTCAGCGCGAACGTGCATCCTCATATCGGCCAGCGCTCCATTTCCAGCGTGACAGGAAAAGCAGTCCTGGAACTGGTGCAGCAAGTAGAGCAGCGCGGCGCGTTAGAGATGGCTGCTCGGGTGCTCGAAGCAGTTAGCATGGTCTTCCGATACGGCTGCGGTACTGGATTAATTCAAAACGACGTCACCCAAGGGCTACGGCAGTTTTTGCAGGAGCGCCCACCGGTAGAGCATTTCCCACACGTAGCAGAAACGGACCTCCCCGCCCTACTCGCCAGCGTTGAGCGTTATCACGGCAGACCTGAGACGCGTCTGGCCATCAAGCTGATGATGCGCACTTTTCCGCGGACCAACGAGCTGCGCTGGGCGCAATGGAGCGAGATCGATTGGAAGAATGCCTTGTGGCTGATACCGGGCGAGCGCATGAAAGGACGCCTGGCACAAAAGCAGAGCGCGCCCGACCATATCGTGCCGCTTTCAACCCAAGCTCTTGCGATCTTGGAAAGCCTACGCCAGCACTCGGGGCACTTTCAGTACCTGTTTCCCAATGTTCATAATCGCCGCGGTGCTGTGATGAGCAGCGACACCATGAACCGTGCCCTAAAAATCATGGGCTATGAGAAGCTGCAAACAGGACACGGCTTCCGAGGGTTGGCATCGACCATCATGAATGAGCACAGCGGCTTTCGCCCTGACGCCATTGAACGGCAACTGGCCCATCGCGATAGAAACAAGGTTCGACGTGCATACAACCACGCCATGTACCTGGAGGAGCGCAAAAAACTGATGCAATGGTGGTCGGATTATCTGGACGAACAGCTTGAAAAAGCCGCGTAA
- the nadB gene encoding L-aspartate oxidase encodes MQSGSTQTDVLIIGAGLAGTSLALSLPSSMNVTLLSSAPAPCGASPMALGGLAAVLSAQDSLEQHIEDTLEAGARHSDKEAVRGILQAAPDAVHWLLERQVPLDRTEDGQLHLTREGGHSQRRIVHAADASGYAIMQALFPELAQASHVQQRTDCQALALRRNEQGAVAGVDIYDKHTRRYETILADQIVLATGGLGSLYAHSTNPDSALGEGIALAWRAGAAIRDLEFVQFHPTCLHAEGPTFLLTEALRGEGGHLLDKQGRRFISGYDARAELAPRDIVSRAIAAQMRHEGSNHVWLDVRHLGAETLQQHFPKALEEGLRRGLDLRQDWVPVAPAAHYSCGGIETDLSGRTTVAGLYAVGEVACTGLHGANRLASNSLLECVVMGRAAAEAITRSKRTQRSALVPETDIANTSSISTSCSYTNSKLNSSSSSSSSSSSSSSSSSSSSSQASVGPNWGLGLNSSSSSKPSPRPSLMTAAATNAVENITTNPPSLLSLRNLMQEHVGLLRNRQGLVYALHTIDDWREQTSQLPDSLEQRTLSLQLDTAWLLTQAALARPHSLGAHFRSD; translated from the coding sequence ATGCAATCAGGCTCAACACAGACGGATGTGTTAATCATCGGTGCGGGGCTGGCTGGCACCAGTCTGGCCCTGTCCTTGCCCTCCTCGATGAATGTGACTTTGCTGAGCAGCGCCCCCGCTCCTTGTGGGGCCAGCCCTATGGCCTTGGGCGGTCTGGCCGCCGTACTCAGCGCCCAGGACAGTCTGGAACAACACATTGAAGACACGCTGGAGGCCGGTGCTCGGCACTCGGATAAGGAAGCGGTACGCGGGATTTTGCAAGCCGCGCCAGATGCAGTGCATTGGCTATTGGAAAGGCAGGTTCCTCTGGACCGAACCGAAGATGGCCAATTGCATCTGACTCGCGAGGGTGGGCATAGCCAGCGACGCATTGTGCACGCGGCCGATGCCAGCGGCTACGCCATCATGCAGGCTCTGTTTCCGGAATTGGCTCAAGCCTCTCATGTTCAACAGCGGACAGACTGCCAGGCATTGGCTTTACGACGCAACGAACAAGGCGCGGTGGCTGGCGTGGACATCTACGACAAGCACACACGTCGCTACGAAACCATTTTGGCGGACCAGATCGTGCTGGCAACAGGTGGGCTAGGCAGCCTGTATGCGCACAGCACCAATCCCGACAGCGCTTTGGGAGAAGGGATTGCCTTGGCCTGGCGTGCGGGTGCCGCGATACGCGATCTGGAGTTTGTGCAGTTTCATCCGACCTGCCTGCATGCAGAGGGGCCGACCTTTCTGCTGACCGAAGCCTTGCGTGGTGAGGGTGGGCATCTGCTGGACAAGCAAGGCCGCCGCTTCATATCAGGCTACGACGCTAGAGCGGAGCTGGCTCCACGCGATATTGTGTCGCGTGCTATCGCAGCGCAGATGCGGCATGAAGGTAGCAACCATGTCTGGCTTGATGTGCGCCATCTTGGTGCGGAGACTTTGCAGCAGCATTTCCCGAAAGCGTTGGAAGAAGGCTTGCGTCGGGGTTTGGATTTACGTCAGGACTGGGTGCCAGTAGCGCCTGCCGCGCACTACAGCTGTGGAGGGATTGAAACAGACTTGTCAGGCCGTACAACGGTAGCTGGTTTGTACGCCGTGGGTGAAGTAGCCTGCACAGGTTTGCATGGGGCGAATCGCTTGGCCAGCAACTCCTTGCTGGAGTGCGTCGTCATGGGGCGGGCGGCTGCCGAGGCGATTACTAGAAGCAAGAGGACCCAGCGTTCAGCGTTGGTCCCTGAGACAGATATTGCAAATACAAGTTCGATTTCAACTTCATGTTCATACACAAACTCAAAACTAAACTCCAGTTCCAGTTCCAGTTCCAGTTCCAGTTCCAGTTCCAGTTCCAGTTCCAGTTCCAGTTCACAGGCTAGTGTCGGCCCCAATTGGGGTTTGGGTTTGAACTCTAGTTCGAGTTCGAAGCCAAGTCCAAGACCTTCCCTTATGACTGCGGCGGCAACCAATGCAGTGGAAAACATAACCACCAATCCCCCCTCCCTTCTCTCCTTGCGCAACTTGATGCAAGAGCATGTCGGCCTGTTGCGCAATCGCCAGGGCCTGGTCTACGCCCTGCACACTATTGACGATTGGCGCGAACAAACAAGCCAACTCCCTGACAGCCTGGAACAACGTACTCTCAGCCTGCAGCTGGACACGGCCTGGCTGCTAACTCAAGCAGCCTTGGCTCGCCCGCACAGTCTGGGTGCGCATTTCAGGAGTGACTAA
- a CDS encoding class I SAM-dependent methyltransferase, with protein sequence MTQLVLDPCCGGRMMWFNRQDQRALFGDIRSENHTLCDGRAFNITPDLNMDFRAMPFPDESFRLVCFDPPHLRHAGRESWLRAKYGILSDDWQDDLRRGFAECFRVLKPEGVLIFKWNEIQIPTRQILELTPNKPLFGHPSGKRADTHWITFMKGQS encoded by the coding sequence ATGACACAGCTTGTTCTAGATCCCTGCTGTGGTGGCCGCATGATGTGGTTCAACCGCCAGGACCAACGCGCCCTATTCGGGGACATCCGCAGCGAGAACCACACGCTTTGCGATGGGCGGGCATTCAACATCACGCCCGATCTGAATATGGACTTCCGGGCAATGCCGTTTCCTGACGAGAGCTTTCGCCTTGTCTGCTTCGATCCCCCTCACCTGCGTCACGCTGGCCGGGAGTCCTGGCTACGTGCCAAGTACGGAATCCTTAGTGACGACTGGCAGGACGATCTGCGCCGTGGCTTTGCGGAATGCTTCCGCGTCCTCAAGCCCGAGGGTGTGCTGATCTTCAAGTGGAATGAGATCCAGATCCCCACTCGCCAAATCCTTGAGCTGACCCCAAACAAGCCCTTGTTCGGCCATCCCAGCGGCAAACGCGCCGATACCCACTGGATCACCTTCATGAAAGGACAGTCATGA
- a CDS encoding helix-turn-helix transcriptional regulator produces the protein MNSTQSSQKSAPTIHPEGLYRWDEFADRIPFSRETWRKRVLAGQAPAAKLVSRACTAWKGEDILAWRNNPDSYK, from the coding sequence ATGAATAGCACCCAATCCTCTCAAAAAAGCGCCCCCACCATCCATCCCGAAGGCCTATATCGGTGGGACGAGTTCGCCGACCGCATCCCGTTTAGTCGAGAAACCTGGCGCAAAAGAGTACTTGCTGGACAAGCGCCGGCCGCCAAGCTGGTAAGCAGAGCCTGCACAGCCTGGAAGGGTGAGGACATCCTTGCTTGGCGCAACAACCCCGACTCCTATAAATAA
- a CDS encoding NADP(H)-dependent aldo-keto reductase, whose product MKYRKLGNTDLDVSLIGLGTMTYGEQNSEADAHAQLDLALELGVNLVDTAEMYPVPPIAATQGLTEQYIGTWLAKTGRRKDIVLASKIAGPQRDPKRPGHIRNGGTSLDRKNLEQALHDSLRRLQTDYLDLYQLHWPDRSTVTFGQRSYPWKEEDTIPIEETLSVLDDFVRQGKIRHIGVSNETPWGVSRFLELSRSRSLPLIATIQNPYNLLNRVFEEGLSEFCRYEGLGLLAYSPLAMGVLTGKYDNGARPEKGRLTLYNRFTRYDAPRAREAALAYNELARENGLTPTQLALAWVNQQAFTSSNLIGATTLEQLRENIASADVQLSDELIAKINAIHHHTPNPAP is encoded by the coding sequence ATGAAATACCGCAAGCTGGGCAATACAGACCTGGACGTCAGCCTGATTGGTTTGGGCACCATGACTTACGGGGAACAGAACAGCGAGGCCGATGCGCACGCTCAGCTGGACCTTGCCTTGGAACTGGGTGTGAATCTGGTGGATACCGCCGAGATGTACCCTGTTCCCCCTATAGCGGCCACGCAAGGTTTGACCGAACAATATATCGGCACCTGGCTGGCTAAAACCGGCCGCCGCAAGGACATTGTTCTGGCCAGCAAAATTGCCGGTCCCCAACGTGACCCCAAGCGCCCTGGTCATATCCGCAATGGCGGCACCAGCCTGGATCGCAAGAATCTGGAACAAGCCCTGCATGACAGCCTGCGTCGACTGCAAACAGACTATCTGGACCTGTATCAGTTGCACTGGCCAGATCGCAGCACGGTGACGTTTGGGCAGCGTAGCTACCCGTGGAAAGAAGAAGACACTATCCCTATCGAAGAGACCTTGTCGGTATTGGACGACTTTGTGCGTCAAGGCAAGATACGTCACATCGGTGTGTCCAATGAAACGCCTTGGGGGGTTTCGCGCTTTCTGGAGTTGTCGCGTTCCCGCTCTCTGCCGTTAATTGCCACGATCCAGAACCCCTACAACCTGCTGAACCGCGTGTTTGAAGAAGGCCTGTCCGAATTCTGCCGTTATGAAGGCCTGGGGCTGCTGGCCTATTCGCCTTTGGCGATGGGAGTGTTGACGGGCAAGTATGACAACGGCGCTCGCCCTGAAAAAGGACGTTTGACGCTATACAACCGTTTCACCCGCTACGATGCCCCTCGTGCCCGTGAAGCGGCGCTGGCCTACAACGAACTGGCTCGCGAAAACGGTTTGACGCCTACCCAACTGGCCCTGGCATGGGTGAACCAGCAAGCCTTTACCAGCAGCAATCTGATCGGTGCGACCACGCTGGAGCAACTGCGCGAGAACATCGCCAGTGCGGATGTTCAATTGAGTGATGAGCTGATCGCCAAGATCAACGCTATTCATCACCACACCCCGAACCCCGCGCCTTAA